From the Planctomycetota bacterium genome, one window contains:
- the fabG gene encoding 3-oxoacyl-[acyl-carrier-protein] reductase, whose amino-acid sequence MGAPSTGDRTIDKRVAIVTGASRGIGRAIAERLAKDGRHVVGVARAEANMSETIKAVQSAGGSIEGVGCDVADGAALAAMVEAVAERHGRLDILVNNAGITKDGLLLRMSDQDFDEVIQVNLRSAFVTCRSAARPMMKGRWGRIINVGSVSGLMGNAGQVNYSAAKAALTGLTKSIARELGSKGLTANVIAPGFIETDMTAGLPPQVKEMALPGIPLRRFGLPADIAAAAAFLASDEAGYITGQVLAIDGGMSM is encoded by the coding sequence GTGGGCGCGCCTTCAACAGGAGATCGCACCATCGACAAGCGTGTAGCCATCGTGACCGGCGCCAGCCGCGGAATCGGAAGGGCGATCGCCGAGCGACTCGCCAAGGATGGGCGGCACGTCGTGGGCGTGGCCCGCGCCGAGGCGAACATGTCCGAAACGATCAAGGCGGTGCAGTCCGCGGGCGGATCCATTGAGGGCGTCGGCTGCGATGTCGCCGACGGCGCGGCGCTGGCCGCGATGGTCGAGGCCGTGGCCGAGCGCCACGGGCGGCTGGACATTCTGGTCAACAACGCCGGCATCACCAAGGACGGCCTGCTGCTGCGCATGAGCGACCAGGACTTCGACGAGGTGATCCAGGTCAACCTGCGCAGCGCCTTCGTGACCTGCCGCTCCGCGGCGCGGCCGATGATGAAGGGCCGCTGGGGGCGGATCATCAACGTGGGCAGCGTCAGCGGATTGATGGGAAACGCCGGGCAAGTCAACTATTCCGCCGCCAAGGCCGCGCTGACCGGGCTGACCAAGTCCATCGCCCGCGAGCTGGGCAGCAAGGGGCTGACCGCCAATGTGATCGCCCCGGGATTCATCGAGACCGACATGACCGCGGGCCTGCCGCCCCAGGTCAAGGAGATGGCCCTGCCCGGCATTCCGCTGCGCCGCTTCGGCCTGCCCGCGGATATCGCGGCGGCGGCGGCCTTTCTCGCCAGCGACGAGGCCGGCTACATCACAGGACAGGTTCTCGCCATCGATGGCGGCATGTCCATGTGA
- the acpP gene encoding acyl carrier protein, with translation MTEQEIETKVIGIVAEQMGVDKDQITRDTSFTNDLNADSLDTVELVMELEEEFDTQIPDEQAEKIHTVGQAIDFINKNFVNNVNKNKDK, from the coding sequence TTGACTGAGCAAGAGATCGAAACCAAAGTGATTGGCATCGTCGCGGAGCAAATGGGTGTTGACAAGGATCAGATCACCCGCGACACCAGTTTTACCAATGACCTCAACGCGGACAGCCTTGACACGGTCGAGCTTGTGATGGAACTCGAGGAGGAATTCGACACCCAGATTCCCGACGAGCAGGCGGAGAAGATCCACACCGTCGGCCAGGCCATCGATTTCATCAACAAGAACTTCGTCAACAACGTGAACAAGAACAAGGACAAGTGA